A part of Marinobacter psychrophilus genomic DNA contains:
- a CDS encoding dipeptide ABC transporter ATP-binding protein, with amino-acid sequence MTVSSNLLEIRDLTIDFHTDEGLVRAVDNLSLSIRPAEVMGLVGESGSGKSVTAKTIMRLAPDNAVIQHPSQITLNHQGQDVNVLKLRGRDLRLVRGNAVSMIFQEPMASFAPAIRISDQIIQTMQIHLGYSKDQARRAGIELFDRVGIVDPAKRFDQYVFELSGGMRQRAMIAMALSTKPKLLIADEPTTALDVTIQAQVLDLMMELREQMGMAMLFITHDLGVVSKIADNVTVMQRGKVVEVGSAERVLFQPQHPYTRRLLDALPHLEDLPEAPKHTPEPLVSVKDLSISYSTFGKGRKTELFTAVKNVSLDLPEGQIIGLVGESGSGKTSLGKAMLGAAPISSGTVKYHNTEKKVTFGVGKPVKRKHLARTAQLVFQDPYSSLNPRMTVRDIIAEPLEAMRLTKSREETDQQVIEVAKRCHIEVEHLRRFPHAFSGGQRQRISIARALVCKPKFIVADESVAALDVSIQAEILNLLKELKEELGLTILFISHDLSVIANLCDWVCVMRHGELVEQGSVRQIFLNPQQAYTQKLISSIPLLDAKDNRPHRSPELPRMPA; translated from the coding sequence ATGACGGTGAGCAGTAATTTGCTTGAGATTCGCGATCTGACGATCGATTTTCACACCGATGAAGGGCTGGTTCGTGCGGTGGATAACCTGAGTCTGAGTATCCGCCCCGCTGAAGTGATGGGTTTGGTGGGAGAGAGTGGCTCCGGTAAATCGGTCACCGCCAAAACCATTATGCGCCTGGCACCGGATAACGCGGTTATCCAGCACCCCAGCCAGATTACCCTGAACCATCAGGGCCAAGATGTGAACGTTCTTAAGCTGCGCGGCCGTGATCTGAGGTTGGTGCGAGGCAATGCGGTATCGATGATTTTCCAAGAGCCAATGGCCAGTTTTGCTCCCGCTATTCGTATCAGCGATCAAATTATCCAGACCATGCAAATCCATTTGGGCTATAGCAAAGATCAGGCCCGCCGCGCCGGAATCGAATTGTTTGACCGGGTTGGCATTGTGGATCCAGCCAAACGTTTTGATCAGTATGTGTTTGAACTGTCCGGTGGCATGCGCCAGCGGGCGATGATCGCCATGGCACTTTCGACCAAGCCGAAGCTGCTGATTGCCGACGAACCGACCACGGCGCTGGATGTGACCATTCAGGCACAGGTGCTGGATCTGATGATGGAGCTGCGGGAGCAGATGGGAATGGCGATGCTGTTTATCACCCATGACCTGGGGGTGGTTTCCAAGATCGCAGACAATGTGACTGTGATGCAGCGAGGCAAGGTCGTTGAGGTGGGCAGCGCCGAGCGGGTGCTGTTTCAGCCGCAACATCCGTATACCCGACGCTTACTGGATGCGTTGCCACATCTGGAGGATCTGCCGGAAGCGCCAAAGCATACGCCGGAGCCACTGGTGTCTGTTAAAGACCTTTCAATCAGCTATTCGACGTTTGGTAAAGGGCGAAAGACCGAGCTTTTTACCGCCGTTAAAAATGTCAGCCTGGATTTGCCTGAGGGTCAGATTATCGGCCTGGTAGGGGAGAGTGGTTCCGGTAAAACCTCTTTGGGTAAGGCAATGCTGGGGGCGGCACCGATCAGCAGTGGTACTGTAAAATACCATAACACCGAAAAGAAAGTGACGTTTGGCGTTGGTAAACCGGTTAAGCGTAAGCACCTGGCGCGCACGGCTCAGTTGGTGTTTCAGGACCCCTACAGCTCGTTGAATCCACGGATGACGGTGCGGGATATTATTGCTGAACCGTTGGAAGCAATGAGACTGACCAAAAGCCGCGAAGAGACAGATCAGCAGGTGATCGAAGTGGCTAAACGCTGCCATATTGAAGTGGAGCATCTTCGCCGTTTCCCCCATGCGTTTTCCGGCGGTCAGCGGCAGCGTATCAGCATCGCCCGGGCACTGGTCTGCAAGCCAAAATTTATTGTTGCGGATGAATCGGTCGCTGCACTGGATGTGTCGATTCAGGCCGAGATTCTGAATCTGTTGAAAGAGCTAAAAGAGGAACTGGGGCTGACCATTCTGTTTATTTCTCACGATCTGAGTGTGATCGCCAATCTGTGTGACTGGGTCTGCGTGATGAGGCATGGCGAGTTGGTCGAGCAGGGCAGTGTGCGACAGATTTTCCTCAATCCGCAACAGGCGTATACCCAGAAACTGATCAGCTCTATTCCGCTGCTGGATGCTAAAGACAATCGTCCGCACAGGTCGCCCGAATTGCCTCGTATGCCCGCGTAA
- a CDS encoding ABC transporter permease, whose translation MNALLARFGRKSKQTKNDESYYTAGQMALIKARFKRKTSGVVAAWILGTMVLMGFFAPFFSPVDPTIRGADTEYRRGAPQMIYFWDENGFSLRPFSYTYKKVNAKIDLRALAGGGLDALDAFTSSGALSSSSQNKFEVDKTNRRYVQFFVKGWEYSLIDLSVGSLDLDFRSDRHLFGVEQGQIHLMGTDEDGKDVFSRTLHAVWVTISIAIVALIVKLFVSLFVGGVSGYFGGRVDTIMMSITEAVRVIPPIPIYLACAVALAQIDLTPVQRYFAIAVVIGALDFATLGRRLRTHILTERNQDYVLAARLCGSSTRRIIWRHLIPSFTSYIIVDTLINFPYVILAETSLSFLGLGLTEPVNSLGVLLQKAQDPDIQQNMVWQFFPVLVFVFLIMAFVFVGDALRDAADPYSEKK comes from the coding sequence ATGAATGCACTGTTAGCGCGCTTCGGGCGTAAATCGAAGCAAACCAAGAATGATGAGTCGTACTACACCGCCGGTCAGATGGCGCTGATTAAGGCGCGTTTCAAACGCAAAACGTCCGGGGTGGTCGCGGCCTGGATACTCGGCACCATGGTGCTAATGGGTTTCTTTGCGCCGTTTTTTTCGCCGGTCGATCCCACTATTCGCGGAGCGGATACCGAGTATCGGCGTGGTGCGCCCCAGATGATCTATTTCTGGGATGAGAACGGCTTCTCCCTGCGACCGTTCAGTTATACCTACAAGAAAGTGAACGCCAAAATTGACTTGAGAGCGCTGGCTGGCGGAGGCCTGGATGCGCTGGATGCGTTTACCTCCAGCGGTGCGTTGAGTTCTTCCAGCCAGAATAAGTTCGAGGTAGATAAAACCAATCGGCGGTACGTGCAGTTTTTTGTTAAGGGTTGGGAATACAGCCTGATCGACCTCAGCGTTGGCAGCCTGGATCTGGATTTTCGTTCGGACCGGCATCTGTTTGGCGTTGAACAGGGCCAGATCCACCTAATGGGTACAGATGAAGACGGTAAAGATGTTTTTAGCCGCACACTTCATGCGGTCTGGGTAACCATCAGCATTGCTATTGTCGCGCTGATTGTGAAGCTGTTTGTGTCGTTGTTTGTTGGCGGTGTCAGTGGCTATTTCGGTGGTCGGGTTGACACCATAATGATGAGCATCACTGAAGCGGTGCGAGTGATTCCTCCAATTCCCATTTACCTGGCGTGCGCCGTAGCGCTGGCACAAATAGACCTGACCCCGGTGCAGCGTTATTTCGCGATCGCCGTAGTCATTGGTGCGCTGGACTTCGCCACACTGGGGCGGCGTCTGCGCACGCATATTCTGACCGAGCGCAACCAGGACTATGTGCTGGCGGCAAGGTTGTGTGGCTCCAGCACTCGGCGGATTATCTGGCGTCACCTTATCCCCAGTTTTACCAGCTATATCATTGTCGATACGCTGATCAACTTCCCCTATGTGATTCTGGCGGAAACCAGTCTGAGTTTTCTCGGGCTAGGCCTGACTGAGCCGGTGAACAGTCTGGGTGTGCTGCTGCAGAAAGCCCAAGACCCGGATATCCAACAGAATATGGTATGGCAGTTCTTTCCGGTGCTCGTGTTTGTTTTCCTGATTATGGCGTTTGTGTTTGTCGGTGATGCGTTGCGCGATGCCGCTGACCCCTATTCGGAGAAGAAGTAA
- a CDS encoding AzlC family ABC transporter permease, with translation MRMLPISLFVVAFGAAFGLAAVQKGLAPLDTILMSTLVFAGASQFATLDMWGAEVSVIPVMVVVFAINSRHLLMGASLYPMLKDVAPAKRYSLLLVLTDANWAIAAQDYQRGNRNLEVILGGGLVLWLAWILGTWLGVYFGGLLQNPKNLGLDMVLGCFLLSMALGGKKSPRILVAWALAALASLAAWKWLPANTHVVAGALAGGVVGFFWLEKKPGKETAGETPT, from the coding sequence ATGCGGATGCTCCCCATTTCCTTATTTGTGGTGGCGTTTGGCGCTGCGTTTGGTTTGGCGGCGGTGCAGAAAGGGCTGGCCCCTTTAGACACTATTCTGATGAGTACCCTGGTGTTCGCCGGGGCCTCGCAGTTTGCCACGCTTGATATGTGGGGCGCCGAGGTCTCGGTGATCCCTGTTATGGTCGTGGTGTTTGCGATCAACTCCCGGCATCTGCTGATGGGCGCGTCGCTTTACCCTATGTTGAAAGACGTAGCGCCGGCCAAACGTTATAGCCTGCTTCTGGTTCTTACCGACGCTAACTGGGCAATAGCCGCTCAGGATTACCAAAGAGGTAATCGTAACCTGGAGGTAATTCTGGGCGGTGGTCTGGTGCTTTGGCTGGCGTGGATTTTAGGCACTTGGTTAGGTGTCTACTTTGGCGGGCTGTTGCAGAATCCGAAGAACCTGGGGTTAGACATGGTTTTGGGCTGCTTTCTTCTGTCCATGGCTTTAGGCGGGAAGAAGAGCCCGCGAATTCTTGTTGCCTGGGCGCTGGCTGCGCTGGCGTCGTTAGCCGCATGGAAATGGCTGCCTGCCAACACACACGTTGTCGCAGGCGCCCTTGCTGGCGGTGTGGTCGGGTTTTTCTGGCTTGAGAAAAAACCGGGAAAAGAGACGGCCGGGGAAACACCCACGTGA
- a CDS encoding short-chain fatty acid transporter: MLDRAARPMVSLVDKYLPDPYIFVIILTLVSFGAAMAFEGHGPMAVIEMWGDGFWSLLTFSMQMLLVLVTGFMLASTPFVRGILNRVAALASTPGQAIILVTFVALIASWINWGFGLVVGALFAKALARQVRVHYPLLIASAYSGFIVWHGGLAGSIPLVIATEGHFSQDIIGVIGSGETIFAFFNLAIIGALFIVVPLVNRLMLPSEEDSVYVDPAILNDEPDTSVSIKRPADHLENSRVLAWLIGFSGLAFIFQYFMDGGGLNLNIVNFMFLFLAVILHQTPKRLLDSLHEAVKGGSGIVIQFPFYAGIMGVMTASGLAASISSGFVSIATAESLPFWSFISAGLVNIFVPSGGGQWAVQAPVMLPAAQELGASIPRVAMAVAWGDAWTNLLQPFWALPVLAIAGLKAKDIMGYCLMLLIITGVIISVGLTWL; this comes from the coding sequence ATGCTCGATAGAGCCGCCCGGCCAATGGTCAGTCTGGTCGATAAGTATCTGCCAGATCCGTACATCTTTGTCATCATCCTGACCCTGGTCTCTTTTGGTGCCGCTATGGCGTTCGAAGGTCACGGTCCAATGGCAGTAATTGAAATGTGGGGCGACGGTTTCTGGAGCCTGCTCACCTTCTCGATGCAGATGTTGCTTGTTCTGGTTACAGGGTTCATGTTGGCGAGCACGCCGTTTGTTCGGGGAATACTGAACCGCGTTGCCGCACTGGCCAGTACGCCGGGCCAAGCTATTATTCTGGTCACCTTTGTAGCGCTTATTGCAAGCTGGATTAACTGGGGATTCGGCCTAGTTGTGGGCGCTCTTTTTGCCAAGGCTCTGGCCCGGCAAGTCAGGGTTCACTATCCACTTTTGATCGCAAGCGCCTACTCCGGCTTTATTGTTTGGCACGGGGGTCTTGCCGGCTCAATTCCGCTGGTTATAGCAACCGAAGGCCATTTTAGTCAGGATATTATTGGCGTTATCGGTTCTGGCGAAACCATTTTTGCATTCTTCAACCTTGCCATCATCGGGGCGCTGTTTATTGTTGTTCCGCTGGTAAATCGCCTGATGTTGCCGAGCGAAGAAGACAGCGTGTACGTAGACCCAGCAATACTGAATGATGAACCAGACACCAGCGTTTCTATAAAACGCCCGGCAGATCATCTGGAAAACAGCCGGGTATTGGCCTGGCTGATTGGTTTTAGCGGGTTAGCGTTTATTTTTCAGTATTTTATGGACGGTGGCGGCCTGAACCTGAACATCGTCAATTTTATGTTTCTGTTCTTGGCCGTTATCCTGCACCAGACGCCAAAACGCCTGCTTGATAGCCTGCACGAAGCGGTTAAAGGCGGTTCAGGCATTGTTATTCAGTTTCCGTTCTACGCCGGTATTATGGGCGTAATGACGGCCTCGGGCCTTGCTGCGAGCATTTCATCAGGCTTTGTATCCATCGCGACAGCCGAGAGCTTGCCGTTCTGGAGCTTCATCAGTGCCGGGCTGGTCAACATATTCGTTCCCTCCGGCGGTGGCCAGTGGGCCGTGCAAGCGCCTGTTATGTTGCCTGCAGCTCAAGAGCTTGGCGCAAGCATCCCGCGCGTGGCTATGGCCGTTGCCTGGGGCGATGCATGGACCAACCTGCTGCAACCTTTCTGGGCATTACCGGTTCTTGCCATTGCAGGGCTTAAAGCCAAGGACATTATGGGATACTGCCTGATGCTGCTGATCATCACCGGCGTGATTATCAGCGTGGGTCTTACCTGGCTCTAA
- a CDS encoding AzlD family protein: MTIETTTTGVLVLILIMTLVTLATRFGGVLIMSFVRISPRIESFINTMASSVLIAIIVPMAFGGDAGALAALSVTAVTMLVLQKPLPAIAAGVFAAAAVRYLF, translated from the coding sequence GTGACCATTGAAACCACCACAACAGGCGTTCTGGTACTGATACTGATCATGACGCTGGTAACCTTGGCGACCCGTTTTGGTGGCGTGCTTATCATGTCCTTCGTGCGGATAAGCCCTCGGATAGAGAGCTTTATTAACACCATGGCCAGCTCTGTGCTTATCGCTATCATCGTGCCCATGGCCTTTGGGGGCGACGCAGGGGCGCTTGCTGCTTTGTCAGTAACCGCTGTAACTATGCTGGTCCTTCAAAAACCCTTGCCAGCGATTGCGGCCGGTGTCTTCGCCGCGGCTGCTGTGCGGTATCTGTTTTAA
- a CDS encoding AbiTii domain-containing protein has product MSVSAAQLEERTQDSSELLEGIMPSAITFAMMLRHRNMSAWLRTEFDGYQNADAAPAYRRGLPGHIVAKSPQYGWIPAPVNPQQTTDFGRLDLTEGIKDLEQFCLSSKKGNGKRIQLSKEITAVLQKQINLSAELAINVSREEYSKILKIVRGTLYLWAQALIAQGLTGEHNHYTAEQRALVAELDDPQTFWRKATAEADSLPMPEIKTAGFFDRMFGRAS; this is encoded by the coding sequence ATGTCAGTATCTGCTGCCCAGCTTGAGGAACGAACTCAGGATTCGTCGGAGTTGCTCGAAGGCATTATGCCTTCAGCGATCACCTTTGCCATGATGCTGCGACACAGGAATATGTCGGCTTGGTTAAGGACTGAATTTGACGGCTATCAGAATGCGGATGCTGCACCGGCATATCGCCGCGGTTTGCCCGGCCATATTGTTGCAAAATCTCCCCAATATGGCTGGATTCCAGCGCCAGTGAACCCGCAGCAAACAACGGACTTTGGCCGGTTGGACCTGACCGAAGGCATCAAAGATCTGGAACAGTTCTGCCTGAGCAGCAAAAAAGGCAACGGTAAACGGATACAGTTGAGTAAAGAGATAACCGCCGTTCTTCAGAAACAAATCAACCTGAGTGCGGAGCTTGCGATTAATGTAAGTCGCGAGGAATACAGCAAGATTCTCAAAATCGTTCGCGGCACCCTTTACCTTTGGGCACAAGCTCTGATTGCGCAGGGTTTGACCGGCGAACATAACCATTACACGGCGGAGCAGCGGGCGTTAGTGGCAGAGCTAGACGATCCGCAGACGTTCTGGCGCAAGGCAACGGCCGAAGCAGACAGCTTGCCAATGCCAGAGATAAAAACCGCCGGTTTCTTCGACAGAATGTTCGGGCGCGCGAGCTGA
- a CDS encoding extracellular solute-binding protein encodes MKFLDQFKVLTLVTAVTATLSMSAQAETLRLLTWGGYAPQDVVEQFEKETGIEVKITLSNNEDMISKLRATRGAGFDLAQPSQDRIVSAQADFNIYKPMDLSKIDTAKIIPSMLAATKKNTEFEGEVYGVPHVWGTSGLIVNREAVGTVKDYTDLCDDSLSGSVSYRLKRPTLIGFAFALGEDPFAAYGDMEKYQAVLDKVEEKLVSCKSNVKAYWSGGDALLNLMRSGEVSAAMAWDAGGWKLNSENPDITFVAPASGALGWIDTFVLPRKTKAEDAAYKWINFVMQPEVAARITESAGNFTASKGSDDFVNDTLKAQFKQSFPEVDLDNINWYPPVPAGLEEMEGKVLDRVKAAN; translated from the coding sequence ATGAAATTTCTGGATCAATTCAAGGTTTTGACACTGGTTACTGCGGTAACAGCGACGCTTTCGATGTCGGCCCAGGCTGAAACACTGCGGCTGCTGACGTGGGGCGGTTACGCGCCACAGGATGTGGTTGAGCAATTCGAGAAAGAAACTGGCATTGAAGTTAAAATAACCCTCTCCAACAATGAAGACATGATTTCAAAGCTGCGTGCCACACGCGGCGCGGGCTTTGACCTGGCCCAGCCAAGCCAGGACCGCATTGTAAGCGCCCAGGCGGATTTCAATATTTATAAGCCGATGGATCTGAGCAAAATCGACACGGCAAAGATCATTCCCTCCATGTTGGCAGCCACTAAAAAGAACACCGAATTTGAAGGCGAGGTTTACGGTGTTCCGCACGTTTGGGGTACCAGTGGCCTGATCGTTAACCGCGAGGCCGTAGGCACGGTGAAAGATTACACCGATCTGTGTGATGACTCGTTAAGTGGCTCTGTGTCTTATCGCTTGAAGCGTCCCACATTGATTGGTTTTGCATTCGCACTCGGTGAAGACCCGTTCGCAGCTTACGGCGATATGGAAAAATACCAGGCCGTTCTGGATAAAGTGGAAGAAAAACTGGTCTCCTGTAAGAGCAACGTAAAAGCCTATTGGTCCGGCGGTGACGCCTTGCTGAACCTGATGCGTTCGGGCGAAGTGTCTGCGGCTATGGCCTGGGATGCGGGTGGCTGGAAGCTTAACTCAGAAAACCCGGACATCACGTTTGTGGCGCCCGCATCCGGTGCGCTGGGCTGGATTGATACCTTTGTGCTGCCGCGCAAAACCAAGGCCGAAGACGCCGCTTACAAGTGGATCAACTTTGTGATGCAGCCCGAAGTTGCGGCTCGTATTACCGAGTCTGCCGGTAATTTTACGGCGTCCAAAGGCAGTGATGATTTTGTGAATGACACACTGAAAGCCCAGTTCAAACAGAGCTTTCCAGAAGTGGATCTGGACAACATCAACTGGTACCCGCCTGTTCCTGCCGGTTTGGAGGAAATGGAAGGCAAGGTACTCGATCGGGTGAAAGCCGCTAATTAA
- a CDS encoding LysR family transcriptional regulator → MNYSMAEIRAFNATLQTGNFTRAAALLSVSQPAITAQIRKLESRFMSPLLERFSKSVRATELGHQLYQITRQYHDLEAAIDALSNPTLAPGKMTLQVANASSLIFMPLIAEFSRRFPLTTLKIRSVTTSECRQLLLNREVDIGLFPLMNDNSELSRLAFSSHRLVAVLRLDHPLAHKSAVSVRELAAEPLIIYKPEAYTQQTLEQLFGRHQLTVSGNVVVDGRLDMSEAVYHGLGVGFALEQDFSSDSRLKVLPVTEATDDVIEHVVWMKNRRNLPGIRDFIHLAIEQRCGALSELSEL, encoded by the coding sequence ATGAATTACTCGATGGCGGAAATACGCGCCTTTAATGCTACCCTGCAGACGGGTAATTTTACCCGGGCGGCGGCCTTGCTGTCTGTCAGCCAGCCTGCGATCACTGCACAGATTCGTAAACTGGAATCTCGCTTTATGTCACCACTGCTGGAGCGGTTTAGCAAAAGCGTAAGGGCAACGGAGCTGGGGCATCAGTTGTATCAGATCACCCGCCAATACCATGATCTGGAGGCGGCAATCGATGCGTTGTCAAATCCGACGCTAGCCCCTGGCAAGATGACCCTGCAGGTCGCTAATGCCTCTTCCCTTATTTTTATGCCATTGATCGCGGAGTTCAGCCGGCGGTTTCCATTAACGACCCTGAAGATTAGGTCCGTTACGACCTCTGAGTGTCGTCAGTTGTTGCTGAATCGGGAGGTTGATATTGGCTTGTTTCCATTAATGAACGATAACAGCGAACTTTCTAGGCTGGCATTTTCCTCCCATCGATTGGTTGCCGTGCTTCGGCTGGACCATCCGTTGGCACATAAAAGCGCTGTGTCAGTCAGGGAATTGGCCGCTGAGCCTCTTATTATCTATAAACCGGAAGCCTACACCCAGCAAACGCTGGAACAGCTGTTTGGTCGTCACCAACTGACTGTGTCCGGTAATGTGGTGGTGGATGGCCGGTTGGATATGTCAGAAGCGGTATATCATGGATTGGGCGTAGGGTTTGCGCTGGAGCAGGATTTCAGTTCTGACTCGCGGCTGAAAGTGCTGCCGGTTACCGAAGCCACGGATGACGTCATCGAGCATGTTGTGTGGATGAAAAATCGCCGAAACCTGCCGGGGATTCGTGATTTTATTCATCTGGCGATTGAGCAGCGCTGTGGTGCTTTGTCAGAGCTTAGCGAGTTATAA
- the zapE gene encoding cell division protein ZapE — protein sequence MTMLSPYAAYQQALAAGFKEDPAQQRAALSLQRCHEQLQSGDPDVQGVYLWGPVGRGKTWLMDRFHQALAVPARRQHFHHFIRWVHRRLFQLTGQENPLRLLVQELAAEARVLCLDELFISDIGDAILVGGLLRELLAQRLVLVTTSNQPPDELYADGFNRERLLPVITALNQQMQVVSVDGGQDHRLHPGQSHQRYWVNQPQALEAAFTELLISGEQTHSQPVLLGHWYIKVVRRSERLLWCRYNDLCEQPLAAQDFIEMCDCFSHIFLSDVPQLTGAGQQTAIARGTEDGVTQVAAGDRQLPALSRQDDGVRRFIALLDECYDRSIPLYLSAAVPLNQLYNRGALGFPFRRALSRLQEMQFRRFGQSAVSFESSS from the coding sequence ATGACGATGCTTTCCCCCTATGCGGCCTACCAGCAGGCACTGGCCGCGGGTTTTAAAGAGGACCCCGCTCAGCAACGGGCTGCTTTGAGTTTGCAGCGCTGCCATGAACAGTTGCAATCAGGCGACCCGGATGTTCAAGGCGTGTATCTCTGGGGGCCGGTGGGGCGTGGAAAAACCTGGTTAATGGATCGTTTTCATCAGGCTTTAGCCGTGCCTGCCCGGCGACAACACTTTCATCATTTTATTCGCTGGGTTCACCGGCGCTTGTTTCAGTTAACCGGGCAGGAAAATCCGCTGCGCCTTTTGGTGCAGGAGTTGGCGGCCGAGGCACGGGTGTTGTGCCTTGACGAGCTTTTCATCAGTGACATTGGCGATGCCATTCTTGTCGGTGGTTTATTGCGTGAATTACTTGCGCAAAGGTTGGTATTGGTGACAACGTCAAACCAGCCACCGGATGAGTTGTACGCAGATGGCTTCAATCGTGAACGACTGCTGCCGGTTATTACCGCACTCAACCAGCAGATGCAGGTTGTGAGCGTGGATGGCGGCCAAGACCATCGGTTACATCCTGGCCAAAGCCATCAACGCTATTGGGTTAACCAGCCCCAGGCTTTGGAGGCGGCGTTCACAGAGTTACTCATTAGCGGCGAGCAAACCCATAGCCAACCGGTGCTGTTGGGCCATTGGTACATCAAGGTGGTCCGGCGCAGCGAGCGCCTGCTGTGGTGCCGCTATAACGATCTATGTGAGCAGCCACTGGCTGCACAAGATTTTATCGAGATGTGTGATTGTTTCTCCCATATTTTTTTGAGCGACGTGCCCCAACTCACAGGCGCTGGGCAACAAACGGCGATTGCCCGTGGCACCGAAGATGGCGTAACGCAGGTTGCCGCCGGAGACCGCCAGTTGCCTGCGCTGTCGCGCCAGGATGACGGCGTGCGCCGATTCATTGCGCTGTTAGATGAGTGCTACGACCGCAGTATTCCGCTGTACCTGAGCGCGGCCGTGCCGTTAAACCAGCTATACAACCGGGGCGCATTGGGGTTCCCGTTTCGCCGCGCCCTTAGCCGCCTGCAAGAAATGCAGTTTCGGCGATTTGGGCAGTCTGCGGTAAGCTTCGAAAGTAGTTCTTGA
- a CDS encoding ABC transporter ATP-binding protein, whose translation MSDQACASSADAGAQEDLACALLSKHFGEFTAVNGVSFSIPRGAFFSILGPSGCGKTTLLRMLAGFQQPDSGDILIKGKSVLNTPPNKRPVNMVFQHLALFPTMSVAENIAYGLKRKGIPKREHATLIDEVLAKVHLPDYGDKRIDQLSGGQKQRVAIARCLVLNPAVLLLDEPLGALDLKLREQMKIELKRLQREFNTTFVYITHDQSEALVMSDQVAVMNKGRFEQVGTPQELYYQPKTAFVAGFVGDSNQYAGKVQSQSGDLVTVVTEQGVRLLSHANQPLLAGSPITLFVRPEVMQISTSRPATEQDNCLAVTVSRVLFDGAQSRVQVETAEGAELTVALPQTADFQALEPGRSVHVSWQASQCLCFAAPADTKPLGTP comes from the coding sequence ATGTCAGATCAAGCATGCGCATCGAGTGCCGATGCGGGGGCGCAGGAAGATCTTGCCTGCGCCCTGCTGAGCAAACATTTTGGTGAGTTTACCGCTGTCAACGGGGTGTCATTCAGTATCCCTCGCGGGGCGTTCTTTTCCATCCTTGGCCCCTCTGGCTGCGGTAAAACAACGCTGCTGCGGATGCTGGCTGGTTTTCAGCAACCGGATTCCGGTGACATTCTGATTAAAGGAAAGTCAGTGCTGAACACGCCGCCGAACAAGCGGCCGGTTAATATGGTGTTTCAGCACTTGGCGCTATTTCCGACCATGTCGGTGGCCGAAAACATTGCTTATGGGTTGAAGCGCAAAGGCATTCCCAAGCGTGAACACGCCACCTTGATTGACGAAGTGCTGGCCAAGGTTCACTTGCCCGATTATGGCGACAAACGCATTGATCAGCTCTCTGGCGGGCAAAAACAGCGTGTAGCCATAGCCCGCTGCCTGGTACTAAACCCCGCCGTGTTGTTACTTGATGAGCCGTTAGGCGCTCTGGATTTAAAACTGCGCGAGCAAATGAAAATTGAGCTCAAACGGTTGCAGCGCGAGTTCAACACCACGTTTGTTTACATCACCCACGACCAGTCTGAAGCACTGGTTATGTCTGACCAAGTAGCGGTAATGAATAAGGGCCGGTTTGAGCAGGTCGGCACGCCGCAAGAGCTTTACTACCAGCCGAAAACCGCCTTTGTGGCAGGCTTTGTTGGCGATAGCAACCAGTACGCAGGCAAGGTACAGTCGCAGTCTGGCGACCTTGTCACCGTTGTGACCGAGCAGGGTGTACGCTTGTTGAGCCACGCCAACCAACCGTTGCTGGCGGGCTCACCCATTACCTTGTTTGTTCGGCCGGAAGTGATGCAAATCAGCACATCCAGGCCGGCAACGGAACAAGACAATTGCCTGGCCGTCACCGTTTCGCGCGTACTGTTTGACGGCGCACAAAGCCGGGTTCAGGTGGAAACCGCCGAAGGCGCCGAGCTTACAGTAGCGCTGCCGCAGACCGCAGACTTTCAGGCATTAGAGCCGGGCCGATCGGTGCATGTCAGTTGGCAAGCCAGTCAGTGCCTCTGCTTCGCCGCCCCCGCGGATACGAAGCCGCTGGGTACGCCATGA